A single genomic interval of Zobellia nedashkovskayae harbors:
- a CDS encoding universal stress protein, with the protein MDGLEKYEKRLEQLGYEAKDKIGFGNAPHEIARIVKDEEIDFLVMGVHGHKGIKDVIFGTTLDAVRHKTKVPILIVNS; encoded by the coding sequence ATTGACGGTCTAGAGAAGTACGAAAAAAGACTTGAACAATTGGGGTATGAAGCAAAAGATAAAATAGGATTTGGAAATGCTCCTCATGAAATTGCCAGAATAGTTAAGGATGAAGAAATAGATTTTCTGGTTATGGGCGTTCATGGCCATAAAGGAATCAAGGATGTAATCTTTGGGACTACTTTAGATGCTGTTAGACACAAAACAAAAGTGCCTATTTTGATAGTGAATTCTTAA
- a CDS encoding deoxyhypusine synthase family protein: MKTKGAISEFIEKYYLHFNAAALVDAAKGYEAQLNKGSKMLVSLAGAMSTAELGKIFAEMIRQDKVQIISCTGANLEEDIMNLVAHSHYKRVPNYRDLTPKDEWALLEKGLNRVTDTCIPEEEAFRRLQEHIVKIWKDAEAKGERYLPHEYMYKMLLSGVLEEHYEIDLKDSWMYAAAEKNLPIVCPGWEDSTMGNIFASYVLKGELKASTVKSGIEYMTFLADWYTDNSENGIGFFQIGGGIAGDFPICVVPMLYQDMERTDTPFWSYFCQISDSTTSYGSYSGAVPNEKITWGKLDIDTPKFIIESDATIVAPLIFAYLLDL, encoded by the coding sequence ATGAAGACTAAAGGAGCAATTTCAGAATTTATAGAAAAGTACTACTTGCACTTTAATGCAGCTGCTTTGGTGGATGCCGCAAAAGGCTACGAAGCACAATTGAACAAAGGTTCTAAAATGCTTGTTTCGTTAGCTGGTGCCATGAGTACGGCTGAATTAGGTAAGATTTTTGCCGAAATGATTCGCCAGGATAAGGTGCAAATTATATCATGTACTGGTGCCAACCTTGAGGAAGATATCATGAACTTGGTAGCACATTCACATTACAAACGTGTACCTAACTACCGTGATTTAACTCCTAAGGATGAGTGGGCTTTACTTGAAAAGGGACTTAACCGTGTGACGGATACTTGTATTCCTGAGGAGGAAGCTTTTAGAAGGTTGCAAGAGCATATAGTTAAAATATGGAAAGATGCCGAGGCAAAAGGCGAGCGTTATTTGCCGCATGAGTATATGTACAAGATGTTGCTTTCCGGTGTTCTTGAAGAGCATTATGAGATTGATTTAAAAGACTCTTGGATGTACGCTGCCGCGGAAAAAAACCTTCCTATTGTTTGCCCAGGTTGGGAAGACAGTACTATGGGTAATATTTTTGCTTCATACGTGTTAAAAGGTGAGTTGAAAGCTAGTACCGTTAAATCTGGTATTGAGTATATGACCTTTTTAGCAGATTGGTACACAGATAATTCTGAGAACGGAATTGGTTTCTTTCAAATTGGTGGTGGTATAGCAGGAGATTTTCCTATCTGTGTAGTGCCAATGCTTTACCAAGATATGGAAAGAACCGATACACCTTTCTGGAGCTATTTCTGCCAGATCAGTGATTCAACTACAAGTTATGGTTCGTACTCAGGTGCGGTACCAAACGAAAAAATTACTTGGGGTAAACTAGATATTGATACTCCTAAGTTTATTATTGAAAGCGATGCAACTATTGTTGCACCATTAATATTTGCATATCTTCTTGACTTATGA
- a CDS encoding CAP domain-containing protein, with amino-acid sequence MVRFNILILIALATLMTSCSTSTTEEDDLYKAVATTNEEVTISAIEQDVIDVVNDYRVSVGLNAVEFSGVAYGYANSHNEYMISEGIISHDNFDKRASKLSEEANADFVSENLGMDYTNADDILEAWKNSPTHKKVMEGNFKYTAVSVTADENGVLYFTQLFFQ; translated from the coding sequence ATGGTACGATTCAACATTTTAATTCTTATTGCACTTGCAACTTTAATGACTTCGTGTTCAACTTCTACTACTGAAGAAGATGATTTGTACAAGGCTGTTGCAACTACAAATGAAGAAGTAACGATTTCTGCTATAGAACAAGACGTTATAGATGTTGTAAATGATTATAGAGTTTCAGTTGGTCTTAATGCAGTAGAGTTTAGTGGTGTTGCTTACGGTTATGCAAATTCTCATAACGAGTATATGATTTCTGAAGGTATTATCAGCCATGATAATTTTGATAAAAGAGCTTCTAAATTATCTGAGGAAGCAAATGCCGATTTCGTTTCTGAAAACTTAGGTATGGATTATACAAATGCTGATGATATTCTTGAAGCTTGGAAAAATAGCCCAACGCACAAGAAAGTAATGGAAGGTAACTTTAAATATACAGCGGTTAGTGTTACTGCAGATGAGAACGGTGTTCTTTACTTTACTCAATTATTTTTCCAATAA
- a CDS encoding SusC/RagA family TonB-linked outer membrane protein — protein sequence MGKLLKQIMGFAFALLGSIAFAQTTQVSGTVSDMQGPLPGVNIVVKGTTNGVTSDFDGNYTISDLSADAVLVFSYIGFSTQEITVSNRSTIDVELSEDSALLDEVVVVGYGTQSRREVTGAIASIKAEDIAQVVTGNPTAALQGKLAGVQVETFGGQPGGSANVFVRGIGSLTNSSPLYVIDGTFAENMDFVNPNDIESIQVLKDASSAAIYGSRASNGVVLITTKKGIRDEISVNLNIRGGFEVASKKLDFLNSEQFLDYRRDFETNDASGFQIDPANFSENGSLTYTDWQDKSLGTGPIQDYGVSVAGGNEKSRFFFSTNYYNQDGILVGSGFERINARVNSDFNIGKFTITESIGLTQSKIQENEYFGFEAATSPILRFNAPENEGGFEAPVRETSGFGGINNYALATLDDNLETRRNLLGNVSVAYEIVDGLTAKLNLGLDYTNSFRETFRPTYFMSPTDARFNDNPQNDLTHVRSEFLKTQIEPTLNYNKEFGNHKVDVVVGYGQLRTRYDLLANYVGNLPSNDIRTTGAAGVDNIIGSAGFKEVDGLISTFGRLNYSFAGKYLFTGTIRRDKSSKFAEGFRSDVFPSFSLGWRISDEEFFPQDGIISEAKLRGGYGELGAQNVGNYLYQSVVGTTSSASFGNSIAPGFAQTSFANDGLQWETSSTVNFGIDLGLFNNALTFSAEYYKKDIENLLVAVPIPSSNGTNVPLTQNAGGLENSGIEFLLNYKKTEGDFKFDIGINLATQKSTLTQVPSEFFGPSVNEGIQSVNIFRAGEDPGSFYGFVVDGVYDDQAQIDSDPNRSNDPNISALSPGDFIKKDINGDGQINNEDQTILGSPVPDFTYGINLNGEYKNFDFSIFINGVQGNEIYNQARVFNTLSADGNKFTDVLDRWSPQNTTGSLPRPTSTDPGQNGLPSSYAVEDGSFIRLQNLTVGYDFSEYIKTEWIKRFRLSVTGQNLFVVTNYSGYDPDVASTNGARSNENDGFFGFRPTVNSVTGRGIDIRAYPRPTGIIFGLEVGF from the coding sequence ATGGGAAAATTACTCAAACAAATTATGGGTTTTGCTTTTGCACTACTTGGTAGTATTGCTTTTGCGCAAACCACACAGGTATCTGGGACGGTATCTGATATGCAAGGACCATTACCCGGAGTTAACATTGTGGTAAAGGGAACCACAAACGGGGTAACTTCGGATTTTGACGGAAATTATACCATTTCCGATTTAAGCGCTGATGCCGTATTAGTATTTAGTTACATTGGGTTTTCAACTCAAGAAATTACCGTTTCAAATCGTTCTACTATTGATGTAGAGCTTAGTGAAGATTCCGCACTACTAGATGAAGTGGTAGTCGTGGGCTATGGTACTCAAAGCCGAAGAGAGGTTACCGGTGCTATTGCTTCTATAAAGGCAGAAGATATTGCCCAGGTGGTTACAGGCAATCCTACGGCTGCCCTGCAAGGTAAACTGGCAGGTGTACAAGTTGAAACATTTGGCGGTCAGCCTGGTGGTTCCGCAAACGTGTTCGTGCGTGGAATTGGTTCTCTAACCAATTCTTCTCCATTATATGTAATAGACGGAACCTTTGCAGAAAATATGGATTTCGTGAATCCAAACGATATTGAGTCGATTCAAGTACTTAAAGATGCATCTTCTGCAGCAATTTACGGGTCTCGAGCCTCTAATGGTGTAGTATTGATTACAACAAAAAAAGGAATTCGGGACGAAATTTCAGTCAATCTAAACATAAGAGGAGGGTTTGAAGTTGCATCAAAAAAACTAGATTTCTTGAACAGCGAACAATTTTTGGATTATCGAAGGGACTTTGAGACAAACGACGCGAGCGGTTTCCAAATTGATCCTGCTAATTTTTCTGAGAACGGAAGTCTTACCTACACTGATTGGCAAGATAAGTCTTTAGGTACCGGGCCAATTCAAGATTACGGCGTTTCTGTAGCAGGAGGCAACGAAAAGTCTAGATTCTTTTTTTCTACTAATTATTATAACCAAGATGGTATTCTTGTTGGATCAGGCTTTGAAAGAATCAATGCGCGGGTAAATAGTGATTTTAACATAGGGAAATTTACCATTACGGAATCCATTGGTTTAACTCAAAGTAAAATTCAGGAGAATGAATATTTTGGGTTTGAAGCTGCCACATCACCTATTTTACGTTTTAATGCTCCTGAGAATGAAGGTGGGTTTGAGGCACCGGTAAGAGAAACCTCAGGTTTCGGCGGCATAAATAATTATGCTCTAGCAACATTAGATGACAATCTTGAGACCAGAAGAAACTTATTAGGAAATGTAAGTGTTGCTTATGAAATAGTCGATGGATTAACTGCGAAACTAAATCTAGGTTTAGATTACACAAACAGTTTTCGGGAAACATTCAGGCCTACATATTTTATGAGCCCTACAGATGCACGTTTTAATGATAATCCACAAAATGACTTGACCCATGTTCGTTCCGAGTTCTTAAAAACTCAGATTGAACCTACCCTAAATTATAACAAGGAATTTGGCAATCATAAAGTAGACGTTGTTGTTGGTTACGGACAATTAAGAACACGATATGACTTGCTGGCAAACTACGTTGGCAATCTTCCATCCAATGACATACGTACAACTGGTGCTGCAGGAGTTGATAACATTATTGGAAGCGCCGGTTTTAAGGAAGTTGACGGATTAATTTCCACATTTGGTCGTCTCAATTATTCGTTTGCGGGTAAGTACTTATTTACTGGAACGATTAGACGCGATAAATCTTCCAAGTTTGCAGAGGGCTTCCGTTCTGATGTTTTTCCTTCCTTTTCTTTAGGTTGGAGAATTAGTGACGAAGAATTTTTTCCTCAAGACGGTATTATTTCAGAAGCAAAATTACGTGGGGGTTACGGTGAGTTAGGTGCTCAAAATGTCGGCAATTACCTTTACCAGTCCGTTGTGGGCACCACCTCTTCCGCTTCATTTGGAAATTCTATAGCACCTGGTTTTGCACAAACGTCGTTTGCCAATGACGGACTGCAATGGGAAACGTCTTCTACCGTGAATTTCGGGATTGATCTTGGTTTATTCAATAATGCTTTAACCTTCTCTGCTGAATATTATAAAAAGGATATTGAAAACCTATTGGTAGCTGTACCTATCCCTAGTTCAAACGGTACCAATGTACCTCTAACACAAAATGCAGGTGGTTTAGAGAATAGCGGTATAGAATTCTTGTTAAATTATAAAAAGACCGAAGGAGATTTTAAATTTGATATTGGAATTAATCTCGCTACTCAAAAGAGTACTTTAACCCAAGTTCCAAGTGAATTTTTTGGTCCTTCAGTAAACGAGGGAATTCAAAGCGTGAATATATTTAGAGCGGGTGAAGACCCAGGATCCTTTTATGGTTTTGTAGTTGATGGAGTTTATGACGATCAAGCTCAAATAGATAGTGACCCTAACAGAAGCAATGACCCTAACATCTCTGCTCTTTCGCCTGGGGATTTCATTAAAAAGGATATCAACGGTGATGGGCAAATCAATAATGAAGACCAAACTATTTTGGGTAGTCCCGTTCCTGATTTCACTTACGGTATCAATCTTAATGGTGAGTATAAAAACTTTGATTTCAGTATTTTTATTAATGGTGTTCAAGGAAACGAAATTTATAACCAAGCGCGTGTCTTTAACACATTAAGTGCGGATGGTAATAAGTTTACAGACGTTTTAGATAGATGGAGTCCTCAAAATACAACAGGTAGTCTACCTAGGCCAACATCAACAGACCCAGGTCAGAATGGGCTTCCTTCATCGTATGCTGTTGAAGATGGTTCTTTTATTCGCTTGCAAAATCTTACTGTAGGCTACGATTTCTCAGAATATATTAAAACAGAATGGATAAAACGTTTCCGTTTATCCGTTACGGGTCAAAATTTGTTTGTGGTTACCAATTACTCAGGGTATGATCCTGATGTTGCCTCTACGAATGGAGCTCGTTCTAATGAAAACGATGGTTTTTTCGGATTCAGGCCTACTGTTAATTCAGTAACTGGTCGTGGTATTGATATTAGAGCATATCCAAGACCTACTGGAATTATTTTTGGACTGGAAGTAGGATTTTAA
- the rimK gene encoding 30S ribosomal protein S6--L-glutamate ligase: MTDLKIIGSEEWCVFENLGIPAIKARVDSGAKTSSIQATNIKIIMKGTQEWVKFEVSPLQENRSIAIPCQARLVDRRMVKSSSGISEERLVVRTPVSIGEDTFEVELTLANRDTMEFRMLLGREAINERYIVNPALNYQIQDFDDEAVNKMYAPYFKEKSGLKIALLASNPNLYSNKRIIEAAEARGHEIVFLNVEHAYMKLDAHSPEIRYRGGNILNAFDAVIPRIKPSVTFYGCALIRQFDNLGVYCQNTAEAITQSRDKLFASQLFSKNDIHIPITGFAKSPMDTKDLIKMVNGAPLIIKLLESTQGKGVVLAETNKAAESVINAFKSVNTNILVQEFIKEANGQDIRCFVVNGKVVASMQRQAEKGEFRANIHQGGKASIIKITSEERKLAQKAAKVLNLAVAGVDIIRSNKGPLLLEVNSSPGLEGIENATGKDIANEMIVAIEKKLRFSI, from the coding sequence TTGACAGACTTAAAGATTATAGGTAGTGAAGAATGGTGTGTGTTTGAGAACCTGGGTATTCCAGCCATAAAGGCAAGGGTAGATTCAGGAGCTAAAACATCCTCTATACAAGCAACCAATATTAAAATTATTATGAAGGGCACCCAAGAATGGGTAAAGTTTGAGGTGAGCCCTTTACAAGAGAATAGGAGTATAGCTATACCTTGCCAAGCTAGATTAGTAGACCGTAGAATGGTAAAAAGTTCTTCTGGTATTTCTGAAGAACGTTTGGTGGTACGTACGCCTGTTAGTATAGGAGAAGATACTTTTGAAGTAGAACTTACCTTGGCAAACCGCGATACTATGGAGTTTCGTATGCTGTTAGGTAGAGAGGCTATTAATGAACGGTATATTGTAAACCCGGCATTAAACTATCAAATTCAAGATTTTGATGATGAGGCTGTAAACAAAATGTATGCTCCTTATTTTAAGGAAAAGTCGGGTCTTAAAATAGCATTACTTGCTAGTAACCCTAACCTATATAGTAATAAACGTATTATAGAAGCGGCTGAAGCTCGCGGACACGAAATTGTTTTTCTTAACGTAGAACATGCATATATGAAGTTAGATGCCCACTCACCTGAAATACGGTACAGAGGGGGAAATATTCTAAATGCTTTTGATGCAGTTATTCCTAGAATTAAACCATCGGTTACGTTCTATGGTTGTGCTTTGATCAGACAGTTTGATAATCTTGGGGTGTATTGCCAAAATACCGCTGAAGCTATTACACAGTCTAGAGACAAACTTTTTGCATCGCAGTTGTTCTCTAAGAATGACATACATATACCAATTACAGGTTTTGCAAAATCTCCAATGGATACCAAAGACCTTATTAAAATGGTAAACGGTGCTCCACTTATTATTAAATTGTTGGAAAGCACCCAAGGTAAAGGAGTGGTGCTAGCAGAAACGAATAAGGCTGCGGAGAGTGTAATTAATGCGTTCAAAAGTGTGAATACTAACATTTTGGTGCAAGAGTTCATTAAAGAAGCCAATGGGCAGGATATTCGCTGTTTCGTAGTAAACGGAAAAGTGGTGGCATCAATGCAACGTCAGGCAGAAAAGGGTGAGTTTAGGGCTAACATTCACCAAGGTGGTAAGGCTTCTATAATTAAGATTACCTCGGAAGAGCGTAAACTGGCACAGAAAGCTGCAAAGGTCCTTAACCTTGCAGTAGCTGGTGTAGATATTATTCGTTCAAACAAAGGACCGTTATTGTTAGAGGTAAACTCTTCACCGGGTCTTGAGGGAATTGAAAATGCTACAGGTAAAGATATAGCTAACGAAATGATTGTGGCTATTGAGAAAAAGTTGAGATTTAGTATCTAA
- the speB gene encoding agmatinase, producing the protein MSTTKNYAGIPDKFAQLETAKVILIPVPYDGTSTWGKGADKGPQAFLEASENMELYDIETNTEVYEQGIHLAEAITENSSPEAVVNAVHKRTKKYIKRNKFVTLFGGEHSISIGTIRAFNECFDNLTVLQIDAHADLRESYEGTKYNHACAVHEASQTTNLIQVGIRSMDAIERTFMDEEKTFFAHDMAQDEYWMDKVIEAMTDNVLITFDLDAFDPSIMPSTGTPEPGGLFWYETLEFLKQVFEEKNVVGFDIVELCPNPSEKSSDFLAAKLYYKMLSYKFMGEAADDDYDNTYDVDSKSANNGSKFEDDED; encoded by the coding sequence ATGAGCACAACAAAGAATTATGCGGGTATCCCCGATAAATTCGCACAGTTAGAAACGGCAAAGGTCATTTTAATACCTGTGCCTTACGATGGAACAAGTACTTGGGGTAAAGGAGCCGATAAAGGTCCTCAGGCATTTCTAGAAGCTTCGGAGAATATGGAGCTTTATGATATAGAGACCAATACCGAGGTTTATGAGCAAGGCATTCACTTAGCCGAAGCCATAACCGAAAATAGTTCGCCAGAAGCGGTAGTAAATGCCGTTCATAAAAGAACCAAAAAGTATATTAAGCGTAACAAATTTGTTACCTTGTTTGGTGGTGAGCATTCCATTTCTATTGGTACCATTCGTGCCTTTAATGAGTGTTTTGATAATTTGACAGTTTTGCAGATTGATGCCCATGCAGATTTGCGTGAGTCGTATGAAGGTACTAAGTACAATCATGCCTGTGCAGTTCATGAAGCTAGCCAGACTACGAATCTTATTCAAGTAGGTATCCGTTCTATGGATGCTATTGAGCGGACGTTTATGGATGAGGAGAAAACATTTTTCGCACATGACATGGCCCAAGATGAATACTGGATGGATAAAGTAATTGAAGCAATGACAGACAATGTGTTGATCACATTTGATCTTGATGCTTTTGACCCATCTATTATGCCTTCTACAGGTACTCCTGAACCAGGCGGCCTTTTCTGGTATGAGACCTTAGAGTTTTTAAAACAGGTATTTGAGGAAAAGAACGTAGTTGGTTTTGATATTGTAGAGCTTTGTCCAAATCCATCAGAAAAATCTTCTGATTTCTTGGCGGCAAAATTGTATTATAAAATGCTTAGCTATAAATTTATGGGTGAGGCAGCAGATGACGATTACGATAACACTTACGATGTAGATAGCAAATCTGCTAACAACGGTTCAAAATTTGAAGATGATGAAGACTAA
- a CDS encoding arginine decarboxylase, with translation MNNKYIDLIDQTYFFPQEEFTLENEHLKFHNIPLQELVEKYGSPLKFTYLPKISENIARAKNWFANSIIKNEYKGKYHYCYCTKSSHFQHILHETLKNDIHIETSSAFDINIVEQLKKDGKLKDDAYVICNGFKRDQYIENIARLINNGHRNCIPIIDNYEEIDLLSDVIEDTYKIGIRIASEEEPKFEFYTSRLGIGYKNIVPFYENQIKDNDKVELKMLHFFINTGIRDNAYYWNELVKCLKVYTRLKKMCPSLDSLNIGGGFPIKNSLAFEYDYQYMIDEILNQINITCQEADVPVPNIFTEFGSFTVGESGGAIYEILYQKQQNDREKWNMIDSSFITTLPDTWAINKRFIMLPINRWNDEYERVLLGGLTCDSDDYYNSEQNMNAIYLPKYKRDKPLYIGFFNTGAYQETIGGFGGLQHCLIPQPKHILIDKDANGNLTYEVFSQQQKAEDLLSILGYEKKKPANDGSDNIVANTITSNISNSLN, from the coding sequence ATGAACAATAAATATATCGATTTAATCGATCAAACTTACTTTTTCCCTCAAGAAGAGTTTACTCTTGAGAACGAGCATTTAAAATTTCACAACATACCGCTTCAAGAGTTGGTAGAGAAATATGGTAGCCCGTTAAAATTCACCTATTTGCCTAAAATATCCGAGAATATTGCTAGGGCAAAGAATTGGTTTGCAAACTCTATCATAAAGAATGAGTATAAGGGCAAGTACCACTATTGCTATTGTACTAAAAGTTCTCATTTTCAGCATATTTTACATGAAACGCTTAAGAACGATATTCATATTGAAACTTCTTCTGCTTTTGATATTAATATAGTAGAGCAACTGAAAAAAGACGGCAAATTAAAAGACGATGCTTACGTTATTTGTAACGGCTTTAAACGCGACCAATATATTGAGAATATTGCAAGGCTTATTAATAACGGTCATCGCAATTGCATTCCAATAATTGATAACTACGAAGAAATAGACCTATTGTCTGATGTTATCGAAGACACTTATAAGATTGGTATTCGTATAGCTTCAGAAGAAGAGCCAAAATTTGAATTCTATACCTCTCGTTTGGGTATTGGGTACAAGAATATTGTACCTTTTTACGAAAACCAGATTAAGGATAATGATAAGGTAGAGCTTAAGATGCTTCATTTCTTCATCAATACCGGTATTCGTGATAACGCTTATTACTGGAACGAACTTGTAAAATGTCTAAAGGTATACACTCGTTTAAAGAAGATGTGCCCCTCTTTGGATAGCTTAAATATTGGCGGAGGTTTTCCTATCAAAAACTCTTTGGCTTTTGAATACGATTATCAGTATATGATTGATGAGATTTTAAATCAAATCAATATTACGTGTCAAGAGGCAGATGTACCTGTGCCAAATATTTTTACTGAATTCGGAAGCTTCACAGTTGGTGAGAGTGGTGGGGCCATTTATGAAATCCTTTACCAAAAACAACAGAACGACCGTGAAAAATGGAATATGATAGATTCATCTTTCATTACCACGTTACCAGACACTTGGGCTATTAACAAGCGTTTTATTATGTTGCCTATAAACCGTTGGAACGATGAGTACGAGCGTGTTTTATTAGGAGGGCTAACTTGCGATAGTGATGATTATTACAATAGCGAGCAGAACATGAACGCCATTTATTTACCCAAATATAAACGGGATAAACCTTTGTATATAGGCTTTTTTAATACAGGAGCTTACCAAGAGACCATAGGTGGTTTTGGCGGTTTGCAGCACTGTTTGATCCCACAACCCAAACATATCTTAATAGATAAAGATGCCAATGGCAATCTTACTTATGAGGTTTTTAGTCAGCAACAAAAGGCAGAAGACTTACTAAGCATTTTGGGTTACGAAAAGAAAAAACCAGCCAATGACGGCAGCGATAATATTGTCGCAAATACAATTACATCAAACATATCAAATTCACTTAATTAA
- a CDS encoding bifunctional GNAT family N-acetyltransferase/carbon-nitrogen hydrolase family protein gives MKIEEIENIELKFLDLDDYQELKSAMISAYTNMPGSYWKEEHIKSLIDKFPEGQVVIKINGQLAGVALSIIVDYDSFDDEHTYEQITGNYSFSTHNDEGDVLYGVEVFIKPQFRGLRLGRRLYDYRKELCEKLNLKSIAFGGRMPNFHKYMDELTPKEYIAKVRRKEIADPVLNFQISNDFHPAKVMKGYLEGDKASSDFAILMEWDNIYYQKPSKKASAKKTVIRLGLIQWQMRPYKDLEELLQQAEYFIDAVSGYRSDFALFPEFFNAPLMAKDNHLSTPDAIRELAKHTDAIVQKFSEFSISYNINIITGSMPEMIDGRLYNVGYLCRRDGSMERYEKLHVTPDEAKVWGMQGGNQLKAFDTDCGKIGILICYDSEFPELSRLLADEGMDILFVPFLTDTQNGYSRVRHCAQARAIENECYVAIAGSVGNLPNVQNMDIQFAQSMVFTPCDFSFPTNGIKAEATPNTEMILIADVDIDLLRELNQFGAVRNLKDRRKDIFELRKKV, from the coding sequence ATGAAAATAGAAGAAATAGAAAATATAGAATTAAAGTTTTTAGACCTTGATGATTATCAAGAGCTTAAAAGCGCCATGATTTCTGCATATACTAATATGCCCGGATCGTATTGGAAAGAGGAGCATATAAAATCGCTAATCGATAAATTTCCAGAGGGTCAGGTAGTTATTAAGATCAATGGACAGTTAGCCGGTGTGGCCCTGTCCATTATCGTAGACTATGATAGTTTTGATGATGAGCATACCTATGAGCAGATTACAGGTAACTATTCTTTTTCCACGCATAATGATGAAGGAGATGTGCTTTATGGTGTTGAGGTTTTTATAAAGCCTCAGTTCCGTGGTCTTAGATTAGGAAGGCGTTTGTACGATTACCGAAAGGAATTGTGTGAAAAGCTAAACCTTAAGAGTATTGCTTTTGGAGGTAGAATGCCCAATTTCCATAAATATATGGATGAGCTTACTCCAAAAGAGTATATAGCCAAAGTGCGTAGAAAAGAGATTGCCGATCCTGTATTAAACTTTCAGATTAGCAACGATTTTCACCCTGCCAAGGTTATGAAGGGTTATTTGGAAGGTGATAAAGCTTCTAGTGACTTTGCTATCTTAATGGAATGGGATAATATTTACTACCAAAAACCATCTAAAAAAGCTTCGGCTAAAAAGACGGTTATACGTTTAGGACTTATACAATGGCAGATGCGTCCGTATAAGGATTTGGAAGAATTGTTGCAACAGGCTGAGTATTTTATTGATGCCGTATCTGGTTATCGGTCAGATTTTGCATTGTTTCCGGAGTTTTTTAATGCACCTTTAATGGCAAAGGACAATCATTTGTCTACGCCAGATGCTATTCGTGAGTTAGCTAAACATACGGATGCTATTGTACAGAAATTTTCGGAATTTTCTATTTCGTACAACATCAATATCATTACCGGGAGTATGCCCGAAATGATTGATGGACGTCTATACAACGTTGGTTATTTGTGTAGAAGAGATGGTAGTATGGAACGTTATGAAAAGCTGCATGTAACACCAGACGAAGCTAAAGTTTGGGGTATGCAAGGCGGGAATCAATTAAAGGCTTTTGATACGGATTGTGGTAAAATCGGAATTTTAATATGTTACGATTCGGAATTTCCAGAGTTAAGCCGTTTATTGGCAGATGAAGGAATGGACATATTATTCGTTCCTTTCTTGACCGATACGCAAAACGGGTACTCAAGAGTACGACATTGCGCTCAGGCAAGAGCAATTGAAAATGAATGCTATGTGGCTATCGCAGGTAGTGTAGGCAACTTGCCAAATGTTCAGAACATGGACATACAGTTTGCTCAATCCATGGTATTTACACCTTGCGATTTTTCATTTCCAACAAATGGTATAAAGGCAGAAGCCACACCAAATACGGAGATGATTTTAATTGCTGATGTAGATATCGATTTATTGCGAGAACTCAATCAATTTGGGGCAGTACGCAATTTAAAAGATAGAAGAAAAGATATATTTGAACTTAGAAAAAAAGTATAG